A stretch of Candidatus Zixiibacteriota bacterium DNA encodes these proteins:
- a CDS encoding tetratricopeptide repeat protein — protein sequence MTRRKRMQFAEKYFAMGLDFLEMEFNRDAAHYFRRSIKMYPTAEAYTYLGWSLALLGDFDQAIEFCKIAISLDPDYGNPYNDIGAYLLEKGEIDEAIPYLRRAVKSRRYDPRYFAHFNLGRAFEKKYAFDKAFSEYRRALELNPKYRPARDAYYKILRMMN from the coding sequence ATGACGCGGCGCAAGCGCATGCAGTTTGCCGAGAAGTACTTCGCGATGGGCCTGGATTTTTTGGAGATGGAGTTCAATCGCGACGCGGCGCACTACTTTCGCCGGTCGATCAAGATGTATCCCACCGCCGAGGCGTACACCTACCTTGGCTGGTCGCTGGCGCTGTTGGGCGACTTCGATCAGGCGATCGAGTTTTGCAAAATCGCGATCTCGCTGGATCCCGACTACGGCAATCCCTACAACGACATCGGCGCGTATCTGCTGGAGAAGGGGGAGATCGATGAAGCGATCCCCTACCTGCGTCGCGCGGTCAAGTCACGGCGCTATGACCCGCGCTATTTCGCTCACTTCAATCTCGGGCGCGCCTTCGAAAAGAAATACGCCTTCGACAAAGCGTTTTCCGAATACCGCCGCGCCTTGGAACTGAATCCGAAATACCGTCCCGCCCGCGATGCTTACTACAAGATCCTTCGAATGATGAATTAG